A window of the Hordeum vulgare subsp. vulgare chromosome 5H, MorexV3_pseudomolecules_assembly, whole genome shotgun sequence genome harbors these coding sequences:
- the LOC123397990 gene encoding homeobox-leucine zipper protein HOX10-like isoform X2, whose protein sequence is MQVTLLEETLTEFLSKATRTAIEWVQMPGMKVVEILKDRPSWFRDCRSLEVFTVLPGANGGTIELVYTQLYAPTTLVPARDFWTLRYTTIVEDGSLVVCERSLSGSRGGPSAASAQQFVRDEMLPSGYLVRPCDGGGSIVHIVHHLEFEAWNIPEVLRPLYESSRVVAQKMTTAALRHIRQIAQETSLSSLIYHLLMTWSPRA, encoded by the exons ATGCAAGTAACCCTTCTGG AGGAGACCCTGACAGAGTTCCTCTCGAAGGCTACTAGGACTGCTATTGAATGGGTCCAAATGCCTGGGATGAAG GTTGTAGAGATCTTGAAAGATCGACCGTCTTGGTTCCGTGATTGTCGAAGCCTGGAAGTCTTCACAGTGTTACCGGGTGCAAATGGAGGAACAATTGAACTTGTTTACACACAG TTGTATGCTCCAACAACTTTAGTACCTGCACGTGATTTTTGGACTCTAAGGTATACAACCATAGTGGAAGATGGCAGTCTTGTG GTCTGCGAGAGATCCTTGAGTGGTTCTAGGGGTGGTCCAAGTGCAGCTTCTGCACAACAGTTTGTCAGAGATGAAATGCTTCCAAGTGGATATTTAGTTCGCCCCTGTGATGGCGGAGGTTCCATTGTTCATATAGTGCACCATCTGGAATTTGAG GCATGGAATATTCCTGAAGTGCTTCGTCCGCTCTATGAGTCTTCTAGGGTGGTTGCTCAGAAAATGACTACCGCG GCACTCCGCCACATCAGACAAATTGCTCAAGAAACAAGCCTTTCAAGTTTGATATACCATCTCCTCATGACATGGTCTCCACGGGCTTAA
- the LOC123397989 gene encoding uncharacterized protein LOC123397989, translating into MVSTTFSSSRPVIRREEGGSSTATANQQVSRRPWHAQIHAATVFRPASSRAPCGEEGALTGACVPAAVASPGSFGGHGPIRFNPRAGGGNVGRGGGHSAAPLVQLQPVLVQARQARGAHGRQGRLGAAPIVAAPPVVSATSAPTFMEQEELLEFSSSSVMAMRGGTATAVVPIGPGWTRGNTCATRPTRSRCSSGCTPTAPSRRPRAASSCCASAPYMPTSWRGRSRSDSRTEVPR; encoded by the exons ATGGTCTCaaccaccttctcctcctcccgtcCCGTCATCagaagagaggagggagggagttCCACCGCGACCGCGAACCAGCAGGTGAGCCGGCGGCCATGGCACGCCCAGATCCACGCGGCCACGGTATTTCGACCCGCGAGCTCGCGTGCTCCGTGCGGCGAGGAGGGGGCGCTGACCGGCGCATGCGTGCCTGCGGCGGTTGCTTCTCCTGGAAGCTTCGGTGGGCACGGCCCGATCCGGTTTAATCCGAGAGCAGGCGGCGGCAATGTCGGCCGCGGGGGAGGACATAGTGCAGCACCTCTCGTCCAACTCCAACCCGTCCTCGTCCAAGCTCGCCAAGCTCGAGGCGCGCATGGCCGGCAAGGCCGTCTCGGTGCTGCCCCCATCGTCGCCGCACCACCCGTGGTCTCCGCCACCTCCGCCCCCACCTTCATGGAGCAGGAGGAGCTGCTTGAgttctcctcctcttcggtgatggCGATGAGAGGGGGAACAGCGACGGCGGTGGTTCCGATAGGGCCGGGATGGACTCGGGGAAATACGTGCGCTACACGCCCGACCAGGTCGAGATGCTCGAGCGGGTGTACGCCGACTGCCCCAAGCCGACGTCCTCGCGCCGCCAGCAGCTGCTGCGCGAGTGCCCCATACATGCCAACATCGTGGCGAGGCAGATCAAGGTCTGATTCCAGAACAGAAG TGCCGAGATAA
- the LOC123397990 gene encoding homeobox-leucine zipper protein HOX10-like isoform X1, with protein MQVTLLEETLTEFLSKATRTAIEWVQMPGMKPGPDSVGIVAISHGCRGVAARACGLVNLEPTKVVEILKDRPSWFRDCRSLEVFTVLPGANGGTIELVYTQLYAPTTLVPARDFWTLRYTTIVEDGSLVVCERSLSGSRGGPSAASAQQFVRDEMLPSGYLVRPCDGGGSIVHIVHHLEFEAWNIPEVLRPLYESSRVVAQKMTTAALRHIRQIAQETSLSSLIYHLLMTWSPRA; from the exons ATGCAAGTAACCCTTCTGG AGGAGACCCTGACAGAGTTCCTCTCGAAGGCTACTAGGACTGCTATTGAATGGGTCCAAATGCCTGGGATGAAG CCTGGTCCGGATTCGGTTGGTATTGTGGCCATTTCACACGGTTGCCGTGGTGTTGCTGCCCGTGCCTGTGGTTTGGTGAATCTAGAACCAACAAAA GTTGTAGAGATCTTGAAAGATCGACCGTCTTGGTTCCGTGATTGTCGAAGCCTGGAAGTCTTCACAGTGTTACCGGGTGCAAATGGAGGAACAATTGAACTTGTTTACACACAG TTGTATGCTCCAACAACTTTAGTACCTGCACGTGATTTTTGGACTCTAAGGTATACAACCATAGTGGAAGATGGCAGTCTTGTG GTCTGCGAGAGATCCTTGAGTGGTTCTAGGGGTGGTCCAAGTGCAGCTTCTGCACAACAGTTTGTCAGAGATGAAATGCTTCCAAGTGGATATTTAGTTCGCCCCTGTGATGGCGGAGGTTCCATTGTTCATATAGTGCACCATCTGGAATTTGAG GCATGGAATATTCCTGAAGTGCTTCGTCCGCTCTATGAGTCTTCTAGGGTGGTTGCTCAGAAAATGACTACCGCG GCACTCCGCCACATCAGACAAATTGCTCAAGAAACAAGCCTTTCAAGTTTGATATACCATCTCCTCATGACATGGTCTCCACGGGCTTAA